The Corynebacterium jeddahense genome has a window encoding:
- the ruvX gene encoding Holliday junction resolvase RuvX, with the protein MNMQPDTPGVDDPGPGRRIGIDVGTVRIGVASSDRGAVLATPVETVARVTGFKDRDGEDIERLLEIIREYEAVEVVVGLPRNLDGNGSTSVKHAKEIAFRIRRRSDVPVRMADERLTTVAATQSLRASGVTERAGRAVIDQAAAVEILQSWLDGRNNYLKEK; encoded by the coding sequence ATGAACATGCAGCCCGACACGCCGGGCGTCGACGACCCGGGCCCGGGCCGACGCATCGGCATCGACGTCGGCACCGTGCGCATCGGCGTCGCCTCCTCCGACCGCGGCGCGGTGTTGGCCACCCCCGTGGAGACCGTCGCCCGGGTCACCGGGTTCAAGGACCGCGACGGCGAGGACATCGAGCGGCTGCTCGAGATCATCCGCGAGTACGAGGCGGTCGAGGTCGTGGTCGGGCTGCCGCGCAACCTCGATGGCAACGGGTCCACCAGCGTCAAGCACGCCAAGGAGATCGCGTTTCGCATCCGCCGCCGCAGCGACGTGCCGGTGCGCATGGCGGACGAGCGCCTCACCACCGTCGCCGCGACCCAGTCGCTGCGCGCCTCGGGCGTGACCGAGAGAGCGGGTCGCGCCGTGATCGACCAGGCTGCGGCGGTGGAGATTCTGCAATCCTGGCTGGACGGCCGCAACAACTACCTCAAGGAGAAATAA